A single Rattus norvegicus strain BN/NHsdMcwi chromosome 5, GRCr8, whole genome shotgun sequence DNA region contains:
- the Cnr2 gene encoding cannabinoid receptor 2 isoform 2 (isoform 2 is encoded by transcript variant 3), producing MAGCRELELTNGSNGGLEFNPMKEYMILSDAQQIAVAVLCTLMGLLSALENVAVLYLILSSQRLRRKPSYLFIGSLAGADFLASVIFACNFVIFHVFHGVDSRNIFLLKIGSVTMTFTASVGSLLLTAVDRYLCLCYPPTYKALVTRGRALVALGVMWVLSALISYLPLMGWTCCPSPCSELFPLIPNDYLLGWLLFIAILFSGIIYTYGYVLWKAHQHVASLAEHQDRQVPGIARMRLDVRLAKTLGLVMAVLLICWFPALALMGHSLVTTLSDKVKEAFAFCSMLCLVNSMINPIIYALRSGEIRSAAQHCLTGWKKYLQGLGSEGKEEAPKSSVTETEAETLVLKDKQELGGDCLLRTSSIHSPMLSLADSANRQDVRPHCPEELTWWCSVRRPISLPNKAGQSTLL from the exons ATGGCGGGATGCCGGGAGCTGGAGTTGACCAACGGCTCCAATGGCGGCTTGGAGTTCAACCCTATGAAGGAGTACATGATCTTGAGTGATGCGCAGCAGATCGCTGTGGCGGTGCTGTGTACCCTGATGGGGCTGCTGAGTGCCCTGGAGAACGTGGCTGTGCTCTATCTCATCCTGTCCTCGCAGCGGCTCCGCAGGAAGCCCTCGTACCTGTTCATCGGCAGCTTGGCCGGAGCTGACTTCCTGGCCAGCGTGATCTTTGCCTGCAACTTCGTCATCTTCCATGTCTTTCACGGTGTGGACTCCAGGAATATCTTCCTGTTGAAGATCGGCAGCGTGACCATGACCTTCACGGCCTCTGTGGGCAGCCTGCTGCTGACCGCTGTTGACCGATACCTATGTCTGTGCTACCCACCTACCTACAAAGCTCTCGTCACCCGTGGGAGGGCACTGGTGGCCCTTGGTGTCATGTGGGTCCTCTCGGCGTTGATCTCCTACCTACCGCTCATGGGGTGGACTTGTTGTCCTAGTCCCTGTTCTGAACTTTTCCCCCTGATCCCCAACGACTACCTCCTGGGCTGGCTTCTTTTCATTGCCATCCTCTTTTCTGGCATCATCTATACCTATGGGTATGTCCTCTGGAAAGCACACCAACATGTAGCCAGCTTGGCTGAGCACCAGGACAGGCAGGTGCCTGGGATAGCTCGGATGCGGCTAGACGTGAGGTTGGCCAAGACTCTGGGCCTGGTCATGGCTGTTCTGCTCATATGCTGGTTCCCTGCACTGGCTCTCATGGGCCATAGCCTGGTCACCACACTGAGTGACAAGGTCAAGGAGGCCTTCGCCTTCTGCTCCATGCTGTGCCTTGTTAACTCCATGATCAATCCTATCATTTATGCCCTGCGGAGTGGAGAGATCCGCTCTGCTGCCCAGCACTGCCTGACAGGCTGGAAGAAATATCTCCAGGGCCTCGGATCTGAGGGGAAAGAAGAAGCCCCAAAGTCCTCAGTTACAGAGACAGAGGCTGAG ACTCTGGTCCTGAAGGATAAGCAGGAGTTGGGAGGAGACTGCCTGCTGCGGACATCCTCGATCCACAGCCCCATGCTGTCTCTGG CAGATTCAGCCAACAGACAAGACGTCCGTCCCCATTGCCCAGAGGAACTAACATGGTGGTGTTCAGTGAGAAGACCAATCAGCCTCCCTAATAAAGCAGGGCAGTCCACTCTGCTATAA
- the Cnr2 gene encoding cannabinoid receptor 2 isoform X1, whose product MAGCRELELTNGSNGGLEFNPMKEYMILSDAQQIAVAVLCTLMGLLSALENVAVLYLILSSQRLRRKPSYLFIGSLAGADFLASVIFACNFVIFHVFHGVDSRNIFLLKIGSVTMTFTASVGSLLLTAVDRYLCLCYPPTYKALVTRGRALVALGVMWVLSALISYLPLMGWTCCPSPCSELFPLIPNDYLLGWLLFIAILFSGIIYTYGYVLWKAHQHVASLAEHQDRQVPGIARMRLDVRLAKTLGLVMAVLLICWFPALALMGHSLVTTLSDKVKEAFAFCSMLCLVNSMINPIIYALRSGEIRSAAQHCLTGWKKYLQGLGSEGKEEAPKSSVTETEAEVKTTTGPGSRTPGCSNC is encoded by the coding sequence ATGGCGGGATGCCGGGAGCTGGAGTTGACCAACGGCTCCAATGGCGGCTTGGAGTTCAACCCTATGAAGGAGTACATGATCTTGAGTGATGCGCAGCAGATCGCTGTGGCGGTGCTGTGTACCCTGATGGGGCTGCTGAGTGCCCTGGAGAACGTGGCTGTGCTCTATCTCATCCTGTCCTCGCAGCGGCTCCGCAGGAAGCCCTCGTACCTGTTCATCGGCAGCTTGGCCGGAGCTGACTTCCTGGCCAGCGTGATCTTTGCCTGCAACTTCGTCATCTTCCATGTCTTTCACGGTGTGGACTCCAGGAATATCTTCCTGTTGAAGATCGGCAGCGTGACCATGACCTTCACGGCCTCTGTGGGCAGCCTGCTGCTGACCGCTGTTGACCGATACCTATGTCTGTGCTACCCACCTACCTACAAAGCTCTCGTCACCCGTGGGAGGGCACTGGTGGCCCTTGGTGTCATGTGGGTCCTCTCGGCGTTGATCTCCTACCTACCGCTCATGGGGTGGACTTGTTGTCCTAGTCCCTGTTCTGAACTTTTCCCCCTGATCCCCAACGACTACCTCCTGGGCTGGCTTCTTTTCATTGCCATCCTCTTTTCTGGCATCATCTATACCTATGGGTATGTCCTCTGGAAAGCACACCAACATGTAGCCAGCTTGGCTGAGCACCAGGACAGGCAGGTGCCTGGGATAGCTCGGATGCGGCTAGACGTGAGGTTGGCCAAGACTCTGGGCCTGGTCATGGCTGTTCTGCTCATATGCTGGTTCCCTGCACTGGCTCTCATGGGCCATAGCCTGGTCACCACACTGAGTGACAAGGTCAAGGAGGCCTTCGCCTTCTGCTCCATGCTGTGCCTTGTTAACTCCATGATCAATCCTATCATTTATGCCCTGCGGAGTGGAGAGATCCGCTCTGCTGCCCAGCACTGCCTGACAGGCTGGAAGAAATATCTCCAGGGCCTCGGATCTGAGGGGAAAGAAGAAGCCCCAAAGTCCTCAGTTACAGAGACAGAGGCTGAGGTGAAAACCACCACAGGGCCGGGATCCAGAACACCAGGCTGCTCCAATTGCTGA
- the Fuca1 gene encoding tissue alpha-L-fucosidase precursor: MWELKSEWWAVGFGLLLLLAASAQAGGLAPHHYTPDWPSLDSRPLPRWFDEAKFGLFVHWGVYSVPAWGSEWFWWHWQGEQSSAYVRFMKENYPPGFSYADFAPQFTARFFHPEEWADLFQAAGAKYVVLTAKHHEGFTNWPSAVSWNWNSKDVGPHRDLVGELGAAVRKRNIRYGLYHSLFEWFHPLYLLDKKNGLKTQHFVSTKTMPELYDLVNRYKPDLIWSDGEWECPDSYWNSTEFLAWLYNESPVKDQVVVNDRWGQNCSCRHGGYYNCEDKYRPHSLPDHKWEMCTSVDKASWGYRRDMSMSTIVDENEIIEELVQTISLGGNYLLNIGPNKDGVIVPIFQERLLAVGKWLQINGEAIYASKPWRVQSEKNKTVVWYTTKDSAVYATFLHWPEDGVVNLQSPKMTSATKITMLGMEGELHWTQDPLEGVLITLPQLPPGTFPVESAWTLKLTKVN; encoded by the exons ATGTGGGAGCTGAAAAGTGAGTGGTGGGCGGTGGGCTTCGGGCTTCTGCTGCTACTGGCAGCTTCGGCCCAGGCAGGGGGCTTGGCTCCGCACCACTACACTCCGGACTGGCCGAGCTTGGACTCGCGACCACTGCCGAGATGGTTCGACGAGGCCAAGTTCGGGTTGTTCGTGCATTGGGGGGTGTACTCGGTGCCCGCCTGGGGCAGCGAGTGGTTCTGGTGGCACTGGCAGGGCGAGCAGTCGTCGGCGTACGTGCGCTTCATGAAAGAAAACTACCCGCCCGGCTTCAGCTACGCCGACTTTGCACCGCAGTTTACAGCGCGCTTCTTCCATCCGGAGGAGTGGGCAGACCTCTTCCAGGCTGCCGGGGCCAA GTATGTCGTCCTGACCGCAAAGCATCACGAAGGCTTCACAAACTGGCCAAGCGCCGTGTCTTGGAACTGGAACTCGAAGGACGTGGGGCCCCACCGTGATTTGGTCGGTGAGTTGGGAGCAGCTGTGCGGAAGAG GAACATACGATACGGCCTCTACCACTCGCTCTTTGAGTGGTTCCATCCACTCTACCTACTAGATAAGAAAAATGGCCTCAAGACTCAGCATTTCGTCAGTACAAAAACAATGCCAGAGCTGTACGACCTCGTGAATAG GTACAAGCCTGACCTAATCTGGTCTGATGGGGAGTGGGAGTGTCCCGATTCGTACTGGAACTCCACGGAGTTCCTTGCTTGGCTCTACAATGAAAGCCCGGTCAAG GATCAGGTGGTAGTGAATGACCGGTGGGGTCAGAACTGCTCCTGTCGTCACGGAGGGTACTACAACTGTGAAGACAAATACAGACCACACAGCCTGCCAGACCACAAGTGGGAGATGTGCACCAGCGTGGACAAGGCGTCCTGGGGCTATCGGAGAGACATGAGCATGTCTACCATCGTCGACGAAAATGAAATCATTGAG GAATTGGTTCAGACAATAAGTCTGGGAGGCAACTATCTTCTCAACATCGGACCGAATAAAGACGGCGTGATCGTCCCCATCTTCCAGGAAAGGCTCCTTGCTGTTGGCAAGTGGCTGCAGATCAACGGGGAGGCCATCTATGCCTCCAAACCATGGAGGGTGCAGTCTGAAAAGAACAAGACAGTTGTGTG GTACACCACTAAAGACTCGGCTGTTTATGCCACTTTTCTGCACTGGCCAGAAGATGGAGTGGTAAACCTCCAATCTCCCAAAATGACATCGGCCACAAAG ATAACGATGCTAGGAATGGAAGGAGAACTGCACTGGACCCAGGACCCACTGGAAGGCGTCCTCATCACTCTGCCCCAGTTGCCACCAGGCACTTTCCCAGTGGAGTCTGCCTGGACTCTAAAGCTGACAAAAGTGAACTGA